A region of the Vibrio chagasii genome:
GCTGCTTCTGCTCAGACAAAGCGAAAAGCATTGAATTTAATGTGGACGAATGAATGGTCTCTCACGCACACTAGCGCAGTATTAAACCTCTCATCCCCTGGGATACTCTCTGTCTGGCTCAAAAGATTTAATGAGCTCGGTATCAAAGGGCTCAAAATGCGCCAGAAAGGAAGCCCCTCAATGAAACAGCACCCTCAACGTACGACTAAGCCTGATGATGAAATGACACTTGATGAGCTAAAAGAGGAGTTGGTCTACTTACGAACCGAGAATGCCGTTCTAAAAAAGTTGGAAGAGTTGG
Encoded here:
- a CDS encoding helix-turn-helix domain-containing protein, giving the protein MSKYSRELKCIIAKQYLDGTSSRYLAKQYSIPSRQIRYWAQVFAIHGTDSFLPTKHAASAQTKRKALNLMWTNEWSLTHTSAVLNLSSPGILSVWLKRFNELGIKGLKMRQKGSPSMKQHPQRTTKPDDEMTLDELKEELVYLRTENAVLKKLEELEQEKNRRTKKKR